TTAAAATGGGGATATTTTGTTCCCTTGCTTTCACAAAATCATTAGCATTCAAGCACATCACACACGAAAACACAAAAAACATCACAAACCCTAAAAGCATCAGCGATGTCCCTAATTCAATTTGATTGAGTTTATACTCTTTGAAAGTGCCGTATTCTTTTTCCACATCTTGAGTGAAGGTTGAAATAATGGGGCTATGGTTGAATGAAAACACAAGCACCGGTAAGGTTAGCCAAATAGCTAACACAAATTCTTTAAAACTCGGCACCACAAAAAGATTAGCACCTTGCCAATAAGGGATAAGATACAAAGAAAAAAGCAATAAAATCAAGCATAAAGGATACACTAAAGCGTTACAAATACGCGTAACAATCGTAGCGTTAAAAACCATCACCAACATCATTAAAGAGACTAACGCTACAGCCAGTAAGCCCCGATGAAAAGGCGCTAAATGCAACTGGTTAGTGAAAAAATGATCAAACACATTAGTGATACCCACCCCATAAGCCAAACAAATAGGATAAATCGCCAAGAAATAAAGCAAAGTGATAAGAAAACCCCATTGAGCGCCAAAATGAGAGCGAACGACCATGGTAATGTCTTCTTTATCTTTAGATCCTATGAAATAAGCTAAAGCTCTATGCCCTAGATAAGTTAAAGGGAATATAATCGCGCTCATCACCACAATAGCCCATACCCCATGCCCACCGGCTCTAATAGGCAAAAATAAAATCCCAGCCCCTACCGCCGTGCCAAATAAGGATGCCATCCAACGCAAATCAAACGCATTGAGTTTTTTAGGATCTCTTATAAGCGCTTTTTCTTGTGCCATGCTATTAAACCGCCCCTTTTATCGTGTTAAAGAGTTTCCATTGTAGCATAAAGCTTTTTATGATTGGGGTTTTTTGAGATTAAGGGGTGGTTTTTAGCGCGCATTTATTTTCTAAAATCCACGATTTAACCCGCACAAGCTATAATAACGCTTAAAAAAAGATTAATAAAGGATTATAGAAATGTCAAACACAACTTGGTCGCCCGCTTCATGGCATTCTTTTAAGATAGAGCAACACCCCACTTATAAAGATAAGCAAGAATTAGAAAGGGTCAAAAAAGAATTACGCTCTTACCCTCCCTTAGTGTTTGCTGGTGAAGCGAGGAA
This region of Helicobacter pylori genomic DNA includes:
- a CDS encoding serine/threonine transporter, with product MAQEKALIRDPKKLNAFDLRWMASLFGTAVGAGILFLPIRAGGHGVWAIVVMSAIIFPLTYLGHRALAYFIGSKDKEDITMVVRSHFGAQWGFLITLLYFLAIYPICLAYGVGITNVFDHFFTNQLHLAPFHRGLLAVALVSLMMLVMVFNATIVTRICNALVYPLCLILLLFSLYLIPYWQGANLFVVPSFKEFVLAIWLTLPVLVFSFNHSPIISTFTQDVEKEYGTFKEYKLNQIELGTSLMLLGFVMFFVFSCVMCLNANDFVKAREQNIPILSYFANTLNNPLINYAGPVVAFLAIFSSFFGHYYGAKEGLEGIIIQSLKLKKTPRTLSVSVTIFLWLTITLVAYINPNILDFIENLGGPIIALILFVMPMIAFYSVSSLKRFRNFKVDIFVFVFGSLTALSVFLGLF